A window of the Nitrosopumilus ureiphilus genome harbors these coding sequences:
- a CDS encoding DUF7482 domain-containing protein, protein MNKSLRYIAILALIPLFTAGMASNYFTEADAAKSQGSNAPGRIGTNSYGSANNGVVCGDVLCKDYPGGKAGWEADQGKVTAKVPQPTQKTTTKAETTTETTDVTEKDLGSVLRLSRANIPTEIPMHKGFYNGGEVYYIITDSSDATHADTISKNQGWKVELAPILAKAPKAALSKTYMFVNGVSGDGVHGFQGEVFTSTPAQADVYSALTSHVHVTWNDGAQPRVLDSEAKIQSASESGDVTLTEISVVLNMPQIVWPDGQMTVKEDKTLTDETPYGGGQVLDIDKKKKTVTFIAHRGWGPDGRTIYYIVTDATPSGPANMMGVTSAPTSASLIANAAAVDLYQFKNGLKGSGPLGFQAGIAAGAPGDANYSPMWRIFMIGWNDPSSAQLLETIDDMNAYKKAGLIDIGIARPMDSDHIVNCPFIDPFQ, encoded by the coding sequence ATGAATAAGAGTCTAAGATACATAGCAATACTGGCTCTGATACCTTTGTTTACAGCAGGAATGGCTTCAAATTATTTTACTGAAGCTGATGCAGCTAAAAGTCAAGGTAGTAATGCTCCTGGACGAATAGGTACTAACTCATATGGTTCTGCCAATAATGGTGTTGTTTGTGGTGACGTTCTCTGTAAAGACTATCCTGGCGGTAAGGCAGGATGGGAAGCAGATCAAGGAAAAGTTACAGCCAAAGTTCCTCAACCCACTCAAAAAACAACTACAAAAGCAGAAACAACTACTGAAACAACAGATGTAACAGAAAAAGATCTAGGTTCTGTTCTTAGATTGTCAAGAGCAAATATTCCAACCGAAATTCCAATGCATAAGGGATTCTACAACGGTGGTGAAGTATACTATATCATTACTGATTCTAGTGATGCCACACATGCAGACACAATTTCAAAGAACCAAGGTTGGAAAGTAGAACTTGCTCCTATTTTGGCAAAAGCACCAAAAGCTGCACTATCAAAAACATACATGTTTGTAAATGGTGTTAGTGGTGACGGTGTTCATGGATTCCAAGGCGAAGTTTTCACCAGTACTCCTGCACAAGCAGATGTGTACAGTGCACTAACTTCACACGTACATGTTACATGGAATGATGGAGCACAGCCAAGAGTACTTGATTCTGAAGCAAAGATTCAATCTGCATCTGAAAGCGGTGACGTCACACTTACCGAAATCTCTGTAGTTTTGAACATGCCTCAGATAGTTTGGCCTGATGGTCAGATGACAGTCAAAGAAGACAAGACACTGACTGATGAAACACCGTACGGTGGTGGACAAGTCCTTGATATTGACAAAAAGAAAAAGACTGTAACGTTTATAGCTCATCGTGGATGGGGTCCTGATGGTAGGACCATCTATTACATTGTAACAGATGCAACGCCAAGTGGTCCTGCAAATATGATGGGAGTTACAAGTGCACCAACGTCAGCTAGTTTGATTGCCAATGCAGCAGCTGTGGATTTGTATCAGTTCAAAAATGGTCTGAAAGGTTCTGGTCCTCTGGGATTCCAAGCAGGAATTGCAGCAGGAGCTCCAGGTGATGCAAACTATTCACCTATGTGGCGAATCTTCATGATAGGATGGAATGATCCTTCTAGTGCACAATTGCTAGAAACCATTGATGACATGAATGCATACAAGAAAGCTGGCTTGATTGACATCGGTATTGCTAGACCAATGGATAGTGACCATATTGTTAACTGTCCATTTATTGATCCATTCCAATAG